One Ardenticatenales bacterium genomic region harbors:
- a CDS encoding rRNA pseudouridine synthase — translation MNERLQKLMAQAGLGSRRHNEELIRAGRVRVNGRIAQLGESADPETDKIEVDGQIIEPQKPIYIMLHKPRNVLSSTEDELSEGRRTVRDLVDLPGHLYPVGRLDRNSTGLILLTNDGELANRLTHPRYEHPKVYSVQVVGQLTPEGLAQWQQGMLLDGEMTAPAEIKVRRQTEDGARLRIVMREGRKRQIRRVAALLGLEVRSLHRTAIGPLHLGDLKPGEWRRLTAGEVAALRRDVRRQEKKRRHGKPWHDKRRENANLKRRRTD, via the coding sequence ATGAACGAACGATTGCAAAAACTCATGGCCCAGGCTGGCCTCGGCTCCCGCCGCCATAACGAAGAACTAATCCGTGCCGGCAGAGTGCGCGTCAACGGCAGAATCGCCCAGTTGGGGGAAAGCGCCGACCCGGAAACGGACAAAATAGAAGTAGATGGGCAGATCATCGAACCGCAAAAGCCCATCTACATCATGTTGCACAAACCGCGCAATGTCCTCTCCTCCACCGAAGACGAGTTGAGCGAAGGACGGCGCACCGTGCGCGATCTTGTTGACCTGCCCGGTCACCTCTATCCCGTGGGGCGGCTGGACCGCAACAGCACGGGCCTGATTCTGCTCACCAACGACGGCGAGCTGGCAAACCGCCTCACCCACCCGCGCTACGAACATCCCAAAGTGTACTCCGTGCAGGTGGTGGGCCAGTTAACGCCAGAAGGATTGGCGCAATGGCAGCAAGGTATGCTACTGGACGGCGAAATGACAGCCCCGGCGGAGATCAAGGTGCGGCGGCAAACAGAAGATGGCGCGCGGCTGCGCATCGTCATGCGCGAGGGGCGCAAGCGGCAAATCCGGCGCGTGGCCGCGCTGCTGGGGCTGGAAGTGCGCAGCCTGCACCGCACGGCGATTGGCCCCCTGCACCTGGGTGACCTGAAGCCTGGAGAATGGCGGCGACTGACGGCGGGCGAGGTGGCGGCGCTGCGCCGCGACGTACGGCGGCAGGAGAAGAAACGACGGCACGGCAAACCCTGGCACGACAAACGACGGGAAAATGCTAACCTCAAACGAAGGAGAACGGATTGA
- the scpB gene encoding SMC-Scp complex subunit ScpB — MTPDANAALTNEMPDATNLLESILFVASGPSSVSRLAGALEISPEATRTLLRDLEVDYRRRGLRLQWTDDAVQLTTAPATSGVVERFLGLEVTSRLSQAALEVLAIVAYLQPTTRPQVDQIRGVNSDGALRTLLSKGLIEEVGRQETPGRPILYGTTLAFLQYFGLGSLAEMPALTPDEEE, encoded by the coding sequence ATGACGCCAGACGCGAATGCTGCCCTGACAAATGAAATGCCGGATGCGACCAACCTGCTGGAAAGCATCTTGTTCGTCGCCAGCGGACCATCCAGCGTCTCCCGCCTGGCCGGTGCGCTGGAGATAAGCCCAGAGGCAACGCGCACGCTGCTGCGCGACCTGGAAGTGGATTATCGGCGGCGTGGGCTGCGCTTGCAGTGGACGGATGACGCCGTGCAGTTGACGACCGCGCCGGCCACCAGCGGCGTGGTGGAGCGTTTTTTGGGCCTGGAGGTGACTTCGCGGTTGAGCCAGGCGGCGCTGGAGGTGCTGGCGATTGTGGCCTATTTGCAGCCGACGACGCGCCCACAGGTGGACCAGATTCGCGGCGTGAATTCAGATGGGGCGCTGCGCACGCTGCTGAGCAAGGGATTGATTGAGGAGGTGGGACGGCAGGAAACGCCGGGCCGTCCCATTTTGTACGGTACGACGCTGGCGTTTTTACAGTATTTTGGATTGGGTTCGCTGGCGGAAATGCCGGCACTCACGCCCGACGAAGAAGAATGA
- a CDS encoding dipeptidase encodes MNQPVIDLSAVLAYARAQNDASLAELDAFLRIPSVSTQREHDSDTRAAAAWLATAMRDAGLENVRLFETPRHPLVYGDWLHAGPDAPTVLIYGHYDVQPPDPLEEWQSPPFAPTRRGDYLYARGACDDKGQTYIHVKAIAAYLAQAGRLPVNVKFLSEGEEEIGGPSLTAFIPAHTDLLAADVAVVSDTAILGPEQPAIVYGLRGMCYVLMDITGPDHDLHSGGFGGAIDNPFNVLAHIIARLKDMDGHILIPGFYDKVRPLSAEEREMLAQLPLTEERVLAETGAPQVWGEPGYTLAERLGARPTLDVHGIVGGYMLPGRKTVLPAKAHAKISMRLVPDQDPQEIGELFRQYVTQIAPPTVKISMTFEGAPASITNWKMPAMQAAIAAYRDVFGREPIFMREGGSIPVVGQFQAHLGIETVLMGFGLHDDRIHSPNERFYLPNFFRGIETAIRFLAYYGGGETGA; translated from the coding sequence ATGAACCAACCCGTCATCGATCTTTCCGCCGTACTCGCCTATGCGCGCGCGCAAAATGATGCCTCTCTGGCGGAACTGGATGCGTTTCTGCGCATTCCCAGTGTCAGCACCCAGCGGGAACACGACAGCGACACCCGCGCCGCGGCGGCGTGGCTGGCGACGGCTATGCGCGACGCTGGCCTGGAAAACGTGCGCTTGTTTGAAACGCCCCGGCATCCGCTCGTCTATGGCGACTGGCTGCATGCCGGCCCCGACGCCCCCACGGTCCTCATTTACGGCCATTACGACGTACAGCCGCCCGATCCCCTGGAGGAGTGGCAATCCCCTCCCTTCGCGCCAACGCGCCGGGGCGACTACCTGTACGCGCGTGGGGCGTGCGACGACAAGGGGCAGACGTACATTCACGTGAAGGCGATTGCCGCTTACCTGGCGCAGGCGGGGCGGTTGCCCGTCAATGTCAAGTTCCTCTCCGAAGGAGAAGAGGAAATTGGCGGCCCCAGCTTGACGGCGTTCATTCCCGCGCATACAGATTTGCTGGCGGCGGATGTGGCCGTGGTGTCTGATACGGCCATTCTCGGCCCGGAGCAGCCGGCCATTGTTTATGGGCTGCGCGGCATGTGCTATGTGCTGATGGACATTACGGGGCCGGATCATGACCTGCATTCGGGCGGTTTTGGTGGGGCGATTGACAATCCGTTTAACGTGCTGGCGCACATTATTGCTCGTTTGAAGGATATGGATGGGCACATTCTCATTCCGGGCTTTTATGATAAGGTGCGCCCGTTGTCGGCGGAGGAGCGGGAGATGCTGGCGCAACTGCCGCTGACGGAGGAGCGTGTGCTGGCGGAAACGGGTGCGCCACAGGTGTGGGGCGAGCCGGGTTATACGCTGGCGGAGCGGTTGGGGGCGCGCCCGACGTTGGATGTGCATGGGATTGTCGGAGGGTATATGCTGCCTGGTCGCAAGACGGTGCTGCCGGCAAAAGCGCACGCCAAAATCTCCATGCGACTCGTGCCAGACCAGGACCCGCAAGAAATCGGCGAGTTGTTCCGCCAATATGTGACGCAGATTGCCCCGCCCACGGTGAAGATTAGCATGACCTTTGAGGGTGCGCCGGCCAGTATCACGAATTGGAAAATGCCGGCCATGCAGGCAGCGATTGCCGCGTATCGTGATGTCTTTGGCCGCGAACCGATTTTCATGCGCGAAGGCGGCTCCATCCCTGTCGTCGGGCAGTTTCAGGCGCACCTGGGCATCGAAACCGTCCTGATGGGTTTTGGCCTCCATGACGACCGCATCCATTCCCCAAATGAGCGCTTCTACCTGCCCAACTTCTTCCGTGGCATCGAGACCGCCATCCGCTTCCTCGCCTACTACGGCGGGGGTGAGACGGGAGCATGA
- a CDS encoding alkaline phosphatase D family protein — protein sequence MIRRVVVGLGSVLLPLLLLVGVLSAWLPAAPVDAPLTEFAWSGAISVGSVTIVTRMVADGCDVRVVLSTSADYSNPIYSPTQVANTATNNRVLRFVMSGLQPDTLYYYVLECMGQRDSAHPGQFRTFNSVPFPFTFAVGCCVESNFENQVFTTIGSRGPRFFLMLGDIYRNLVNENDPDLFRGAYDNLLGSPTQAALYNHTPVVYVWDDADYGVIGGDRTAPGREAARRVYQEYVPHYALPAGSGDVPIYQAFSVGRVRFIVTDLRSERDPNGDPDDADKSMMGEAQKQWFFQQLLAAKERYPAIIWVSSVPWIDDSGVSNDTWYGFRHERAEIANFIAGNGIKGVIMLMGHARMLAIDDGRNNRYASGGGNGFPVMSVGSLEQPGEILGGPYSEGVFPGSGQFGLISVIDSGGSQITVTLSGRSVSNQELVRLDVPIVAASTVDYGDLPDSYQMTTLAQNGAGHVLGTVYLGSRIDAEDDGQPSEAAAGDDLWGQGDEDGVLPSGRWRDGVDGGEVEVLAHGRGYLNAWVDWNHDNLFQPSEHVISNTLLNNGVQTITMDLPAGTIPTGDQANTFYARFRYFQQPATNPAAAYRGIVDNGEVEDYRWAITRSAVGFSRIAAGTHSPWWAWALAAGLLGLGTGLHLWSRRATARP from the coding sequence ATGATCCGGCGGGTGGTGGTTGGCTTGGGCAGCGTGCTGCTGCCGCTGTTGCTGCTGGTGGGCGTATTATCCGCCTGGCTCCCCGCCGCCCCCGTGGACGCGCCGCTGACGGAGTTTGCCTGGAGCGGCGCGATCAGCGTCGGCAGCGTCACCATCGTCACGCGCATGGTGGCCGATGGCTGCGACGTGCGCGTTGTCCTCAGCACCAGCGCCGACTACAGCAATCCCATCTACTCGCCGACCCAGGTCGCCAATACGGCCACCAACAATCGCGTGCTGCGCTTCGTCATGAGCGGCCTGCAACCCGACACGCTGTACTATTACGTGCTGGAATGCATGGGACAGCGGGACAGCGCCCATCCCGGCCAGTTTCGTACGTTCAACAGCGTGCCTTTCCCCTTCACGTTTGCCGTGGGTTGCTGCGTGGAAAGCAACTTCGAGAACCAGGTCTTTACGACGATTGGCAGCCGTGGTCCTCGCTTTTTCCTCATGCTGGGAGACATTTACCGCAACCTCGTGAACGAAAACGATCCGGACCTGTTCCGCGGCGCGTATGACAATCTGCTTGGCTCTCCCACGCAGGCGGCGCTTTACAACCATACGCCCGTCGTTTACGTGTGGGACGACGCGGACTATGGCGTGATAGGTGGCGACCGTACCGCGCCGGGGCGAGAGGCGGCCCGCCGGGTGTACCAGGAGTATGTACCGCATTATGCGCTGCCTGCCGGCAGTGGCGACGTGCCCATCTACCAGGCGTTTAGCGTTGGGCGCGTGCGTTTCATTGTCACCGACCTGCGTTCGGAGCGGGACCCGAACGGCGACCCGGACGACGCGGATAAGAGCATGATGGGGGAGGCGCAGAAGCAGTGGTTTTTCCAGCAGCTTTTGGCGGCGAAGGAGCGGTATCCGGCTATCATTTGGGTCAGCAGCGTGCCCTGGATTGACGACAGCGGCGTCAGCAATGATACATGGTATGGTTTTCGTCATGAACGGGCGGAGATTGCCAACTTCATTGCTGGCAATGGCATTAAGGGGGTGATCATGCTCATGGGGCACGCGCGCATGTTGGCAATTGATGATGGGCGTAATAACCGGTATGCGAGCGGCGGCGGCAACGGCTTCCCGGTGATGAGCGTCGGGTCGTTGGAGCAGCCGGGGGAAATTTTGGGCGGACCTTATAGCGAAGGGGTGTTCCCTGGCAGCGGGCAATTCGGGCTGATTTCAGTCATTGACAGCGGCGGATCGCAGATAACGGTGACGTTGAGCGGGCGTTCGGTGAGCAATCAGGAGTTGGTGCGTCTGGATGTGCCCATCGTGGCGGCGTCTACGGTCGATTACGGGGATTTGCCGGACAGTTACCAGATGACGACGCTGGCGCAAAATGGCGCGGGGCACGTGCTGGGAACGGTGTATCTGGGCAGCCGCATTGACGCCGAGGATGACGGTCAGCCCTCAGAGGCGGCGGCGGGGGATGATTTGTGGGGGCAGGGGGATGAGGACGGGGTTTTGCCGTCGGGACGCTGGCGGGATGGCGTGGATGGGGGCGAGGTGGAGGTGCTGGCGCACGGGCGAGGCTACTTGAATGCGTGGGTGGACTGGAACCACGACAATCTCTTCCAGCCGTCTGAGCATGTGATCTCGAACACGCTATTGAACAATGGGGTACAGACCATCACCATGGATTTGCCGGCAGGAACTATTCCCACCGGCGATCAAGCCAACACCTTCTACGCCCGCTTTCGTTATTTCCAGCAACCGGCCACCAATCCCGCCGCCGCTTATCGCGGCATCGTAGACAACGGTGAAGTGGAAGATTATCGTTGGGCCATCACCCGTTCCGCCGTCGGCTTCAGCCGTATAGCGGCGGGCACGCATTCTCCCTGGTGGGCATGGGCGCTGGCGGCGGGGCTGCTGGGCCTGGGGACGGGGCTGCATCTCTGGAGTCGGCGCGCTACCGCCCGACCGTGA
- a CDS encoding isoaspartyl peptidase/L-asparaginase → MDTVIIVHGGAGAWKLDSRRLAAGMEACAAAAARGQAILQAGGTALDAVEQAVWILEDCPALDAGIGSYLNTHGDIEMDALIMDGRTLDLGAVGAVRQMRHPISLARHVMTDSEHAFLVGAGADAFADDIGFPRCPQEELLVNEELTRHDELSQVPDYQTVSIFVEPGAMGDTVGAVALDNAGNLACATSTGGTRQKLPGRVGDSPIPGAGGYADNTTAAVSATGYGEAIMKVLLSKQVCDFVGAGMNAAAACQAALDVLARRVDGRGGLVAVDRQGQIGIAFNTDAMPYAYTVGSGGVTVGR, encoded by the coding sequence ATGGACACGGTCATCATCGTTCACGGCGGGGCGGGAGCGTGGAAACTGGATTCACGGCGGTTGGCGGCGGGCATGGAGGCCTGCGCCGCCGCCGCCGCCAGGGGGCAGGCGATCTTGCAAGCCGGGGGGACGGCTTTGGATGCGGTGGAGCAGGCGGTGTGGATTTTGGAGGATTGCCCGGCGCTGGATGCCGGCATTGGCAGCTACCTCAACACCCATGGCGACATCGAAATGGACGCCCTCATCATGGACGGGCGCACCCTCGACCTCGGCGCCGTGGGAGCCGTGCGGCAAATGCGCCACCCCATCAGCCTCGCCCGCCACGTCATGACCGACTCCGAACACGCCTTCCTCGTCGGCGCGGGCGCGGACGCCTTCGCCGACGACATCGGCTTTCCTCGCTGCCCCCAGGAAGAACTCCTCGTCAACGAAGAGTTGACCCGCCACGACGAACTTAGCCAGGTCCCTGACTACCAGACCGTCTCCATCTTCGTGGAACCGGGGGCCATGGGGGACACGGTCGGCGCGGTTGCTTTGGACAATGCCGGCAATCTGGCCTGCGCCACTTCCACCGGCGGCACACGGCAAAAGCTGCCGGGGCGCGTCGGCGACAGCCCCATCCCCGGCGCCGGTGGCTACGCCGACAACACCACCGCCGCCGTCAGCGCCACCGGATACGGGGAAGCCATTATGAAGGTACTATTGAGCAAGCAGGTGTGCGATTTCGTCGGCGCGGGCATGAACGCCGCCGCCGCCTGTCAGGCGGCCCTGGACGTATTGGCGCGGCGGGTCGATGGTCGTGGCGGGCTGGTCGCCGTGGACCGCCAGGGGCAAATCGGCATCGCCTTCAACACGGACGCCATGCCCTACGCCTACACGGTTGGCAGCGGGGGCGTCACGGTCGGGCGGTAG
- a CDS encoding lysophospholipid acyltransferase family protein, with the protein MITVPPGSPLPRRGNRFTAALGRTAFRLSRWQLTGELPDTAKVVVIFAPHTSNWDWVLGMMSMFALSIRIAWMGKDALFRGPVAPIMRWFGGMPIKRNVAQGTVAQTIAEFTKRDGLVLVVSPEGTRQKVTRWKTGFYHIAHGAGVPICPISLDYAKRRVNLHPVFIPTGDLEGDIEDLRAIFRDVAGKFPHKT; encoded by the coding sequence ATGATCACTGTACCCCCTGGCAGCCCTCTCCCTCGTCGCGGCAACCGGTTCACCGCCGCGCTTGGCCGTACCGCCTTCCGCCTCAGCCGTTGGCAACTAACCGGCGAACTCCCCGACACCGCCAAAGTCGTCGTCATCTTCGCCCCGCACACCTCAAACTGGGATTGGGTCCTCGGCATGATGAGCATGTTCGCCCTCAGCATCCGCATCGCCTGGATGGGCAAGGACGCCCTGTTTCGTGGCCCAGTGGCCCCCATCATGCGCTGGTTCGGGGGCATGCCCATCAAACGCAACGTCGCGCAGGGAACCGTCGCCCAAACCATCGCCGAATTCACGAAGCGCGATGGCCTGGTTCTGGTCGTGTCCCCGGAAGGAACGCGCCAGAAGGTGACGCGCTGGAAGACGGGTTTCTACCACATCGCCCACGGAGCCGGCGTGCCTATCTGCCCCATCTCTCTTGACTACGCGAAGAGACGTGTCAATCTGCACCCCGTGTTTATCCCCACCGGCGACCTGGAAGGGGATATAGAGGATTTGCGCGCGATTTTTCGAGACGTTGCCGGCAAATTCCCCCACAAAACGTGA
- a CDS encoding leucyl/phenylalanyl-tRNA--protein transferase gives MHLDPHQLLHAYTRGIFPMAHNGRVYWHDPHPRAILPLEALHVSRSLQRTIKKGTFTLSRNAAFAAVMRACARPAPGRESTWISEDFVTAYSELHRWGLAHSVEVWQEERLVGGLYGVAIHGLFAGESMFSAERDASKVALVHLVSHLRERGFTLFDVQFMTEHLRRLGAIEIPRRAYHQRLAAALKVPAYFQPLPLPPQGQPT, from the coding sequence ATGCACCTGGATCCACACCAACTCCTCCACGCCTACACCCGTGGCATTTTCCCCATGGCCCACAACGGCAGGGTCTACTGGCACGACCCCCATCCCCGCGCCATCTTGCCCCTGGAAGCCCTGCACGTGTCACGCTCCTTGCAGCGCACGATAAAAAAGGGGACGTTCACCCTCAGCCGGAATGCCGCGTTCGCCGCCGTAATGCGTGCCTGCGCCCGTCCCGCGCCCGGACGGGAAAGCACGTGGATCAGCGAAGATTTTGTGACGGCCTACAGCGAACTGCATCGCTGGGGGCTGGCGCACAGCGTGGAAGTGTGGCAGGAGGAACGCCTCGTTGGGGGACTCTACGGCGTGGCGATACATGGCCTGTTTGCGGGGGAAAGCATGTTTAGCGCGGAACGCGACGCGAGCAAGGTGGCGTTGGTTCACCTCGTTTCTCATTTGCGCGAGCGCGGCTTTACGCTATTTGATGTGCAGTTTATGACGGAGCATCTCCGACGTTTAGGTGCAATAGAGATTCCCCGCCGGGCTTATCATCAACGGCTGGCGGCGGCGCTGAAAGTGCCGGCATATTTCCAACCCCTCCCTCTACCACCACAAGGACAGCCCACATGA
- a CDS encoding glycosyltransferase, which yields MMLVDVILPAYQGKRWLREAIDSVRAQTYDGWHLIVVDDASPDDTLAYARALTAGAEERVSFLRLAAGRRAPGARMAGLALARGEVVAFLDQDDVWHREKLARQVARLRAAPTVQLVHTDVRHIDGAGQVLAGAARRENAFRATILYEEMPAQTLTQHLFLRNSIRLVSAAVRREAFMQVEGFTGLPFGAEDWGLWVRLAAAGYGFAHLAQPLVDRRLHGENVSARQRLERNQGLWQGMEMMAAQFPWLAANVPQRQAHLLRDDILTLLAAGQGRAARPKIRRLIALGSRAGWLLWALSLTGPAQAGLLRLARWGVRNAG from the coding sequence GTGATGCTGGTTGACGTGATTCTGCCGGCATATCAAGGAAAACGGTGGCTGCGAGAAGCGATAGATTCCGTGCGGGCGCAGACGTATGACGGGTGGCACTTGATCGTGGTCGATGACGCCTCCCCGGACGATACGCTTGCTTACGCGCGGGCGCTGACGGCGGGCGCGGAAGAGCGGGTCAGCTTTTTGCGACTGGCGGCTGGCCGGCGCGCGCCCGGTGCGCGCATGGCGGGGCTGGCGCTGGCGCGGGGGGAGGTGGTTGCCTTCCTGGACCAGGATGACGTGTGGCATCGGGAGAAGTTGGCGCGACAGGTGGCGCGCTTGCGGGCCGCGCCGACGGTGCAGTTAGTACATACGGATGTGCGGCACATTGATGGCGCGGGGCAGGTGCTGGCGGGCGCGGCGCGGCGGGAGAATGCGTTTCGGGCGACGATTTTGTATGAGGAAATGCCGGCACAAACCCTCACCCAACACCTGTTCCTGCGCAATTCTATCCGCCTCGTGTCCGCAGCGGTGCGGCGGGAAGCATTCATGCAGGTAGAAGGGTTCACGGGGTTGCCATTTGGCGCCGAGGATTGGGGCTTGTGGGTGCGGCTGGCGGCGGCAGGGTATGGCTTCGCGCATCTGGCGCAGCCACTGGTGGACCGACGGCTACACGGCGAAAACGTGTCCGCGCGGCAACGATTAGAAAGAAACCAGGGATTGTGGCAAGGAATGGAGATGATGGCGGCTCAGTTTCCCTGGTTGGCGGCGAATGTGCCCCAGCGCCAGGCCCATCTGCTGCGCGACGATATTCTCACGCTGCTGGCGGCGGGTCAGGGACGTGCGGCGCGACCCAAAATCCGCCGGTTGATTGCGTTGGGCAGCCGCGCCGGCTGGCTGCTGTGGGCGCTTTCCTTGACGGGACCGGCGCAGGCTGGTTTGTTGCGGCTGGCGCGGTGGGGGGTACGAAATGCCGGCTAA
- a CDS encoding oligosaccharide flippase family protein yields MPRQSKLKSTIIVSIGSLTNLIVGLVAQAVIAAQFGAGPAVDAYFTALVIPSTLVSIFLVSLNLIFIPVFIDAREQHGEEVAWRMVSYLSTNLITLLLLLSLGLYAFSPAIVRLVGYGYDAPTQALAARLNQLLTPMILFNAIWTIATSLLQALDRFNAAVAGLAFGNAAYIVSLIFLARGFGVDGLAVALVLNHVFICIGVLFALRDKLPLWRPRFGFADARFRKLLGLWSVLFSTSIFRRLNPAVQRALASQTGAGSVSYLSYGSQMVRAIDQLLLNSVATVLFPTIARDISVGDRESAKNNLMLAVRLNAFIIIPAVFGIAVVREPVVRLLLQRGAFSPENTAQVSLALLFSSGLLINSMVGTVTSKALYSLKAVWFLAFLSIINIVGLVLLSRLFMPRFGYLGIALADSVNLTWPWHLLYLRRRLGRLGLVSLGGAFARYTLLSLVMAGGAYGAQWLLAAVGVRQDWLLVVVTGLVGLVVYVGGAALFRFPEMALARRTLRRGRKGDAG; encoded by the coding sequence ATGCCCAGGCAAAGCAAACTCAAATCCACCATCATCGTCAGCATCGGCTCCCTGACCAACCTCATCGTCGGTCTGGTCGCCCAAGCCGTCATTGCCGCCCAGTTTGGCGCGGGACCGGCGGTGGACGCCTATTTCACCGCCCTCGTCATCCCCAGCACCCTCGTCAGCATCTTCCTCGTCAGCCTCAATCTCATCTTCATACCCGTCTTCATCGACGCCCGCGAGCAGCACGGCGAAGAAGTGGCCTGGCGCATGGTCAGCTACCTCTCCACCAACTTGATTACCCTGCTCCTGCTGCTCTCGCTGGGGCTGTACGCCTTCTCCCCGGCCATCGTTCGCCTGGTGGGATACGGCTACGATGCCCCCACGCAAGCCCTCGCCGCCCGCCTGAACCAGCTTCTCACGCCCATGATCCTCTTTAACGCCATCTGGACCATCGCCACCAGTCTGCTGCAAGCGTTGGACCGCTTCAATGCCGCCGTGGCCGGGCTGGCGTTCGGCAATGCCGCCTACATCGTCAGCCTCATTTTTCTGGCGCGCGGATTTGGCGTTGACGGGCTGGCGGTCGCCCTCGTTCTCAACCACGTATTCATTTGCATCGGCGTCCTCTTCGCCCTGCGCGACAAGCTGCCTCTGTGGCGGCCCCGCTTCGGCTTCGCCGACGCACGCTTCCGCAAGCTGCTGGGCTTGTGGAGCGTTTTGTTCTCCACCAGCATTTTCCGCCGCCTCAACCCCGCCGTGCAGCGGGCGCTAGCCTCGCAAACGGGCGCGGGCAGCGTCTCCTATCTCTCCTACGGCAGCCAGATGGTGCGGGCAATTGATCAGCTTCTCCTCAACAGCGTGGCCACGGTGCTGTTCCCGACCATTGCCCGCGACATCTCCGTGGGGGACCGCGAAAGCGCCAAAAACAACCTGATGCTGGCCGTGCGCCTGAACGCCTTCATAATTATTCCCGCCGTGTTTGGCATTGCCGTCGTGCGCGAACCGGTGGTGCGGCTGCTGTTGCAACGGGGCGCGTTCTCTCCGGAAAACACGGCGCAGGTTTCCCTGGCCCTGCTTTTCTCCAGCGGGCTGCTGATCAACTCCATGGTGGGCACGGTCACGTCCAAAGCCCTCTACTCGTTGAAGGCGGTCTGGTTTCTGGCGTTCCTCTCCATCATCAATATCGTGGGGTTGGTGCTGCTCTCCCGCCTGTTCATGCCCCGCTTCGGCTATTTGGGGATCGCCCTGGCGGATTCCGTCAACCTCACCTGGCCCTGGCATCTGCTTTACCTGCGGCGGCGGCTGGGAAGGCTGGGGCTGGTCAGTCTGGGCGGCGCGTTTGCGCGGTATACGCTGCTGTCCCTGGTGATGGCCGGCGGTGCATATGGGGCACAGTGGCTGCTGGCGGCGGTTGGCGTGCGGCAGGATTGGCTGCTGGTGGTCGTGACCGGGTTGGTGGGGCTGGTGGTGTACGTGGGGGGCGCGGCGCTTTTCCGCTTTCCGGAAATGGCGCTGGCGCGCCGCACGCTGCGCCGGGGGAGAAAGGGTGATGCTGGTTGA
- a CDS encoding sulfotransferase: MTTWRDSNWQTRLLMLRQRAAQAAHLGAWPDFIIIGAQRCGTTSLYDYLSQHPSIQPALRKEIHYFDNHFDRSPAWYRAFFYPAALRRPFRPCLTGEATPYYLFHPHTPARLAATLPRARLIVMLRNPVDRAYSHYLHEVRRGHETLPFAAAVARERERVNIAPATLADPAAYDPAHHHFSYLQRGHYATQLQAWRQHFAPAQMLIIISESFFAQPATTLAAALAFLGAPDPDWRPAQFARRNFHGNYEDIPPALRHQLEAYFASHNRQLAHLLGYDPGW; the protein is encoded by the coding sequence ATGACCACCTGGCGCGACAGCAACTGGCAGACACGGCTGCTCATGCTGCGCCAGCGGGCCGCCCAGGCCGCCCACCTGGGCGCCTGGCCTGATTTCATCATCATCGGCGCGCAGCGGTGCGGCACCACGTCGTTGTATGACTACCTGAGCCAACACCCGTCCATCCAACCCGCCCTACGCAAGGAAATCCACTACTTCGACAACCATTTTGACCGCAGCCCCGCCTGGTATCGCGCCTTCTTCTACCCCGCCGCCCTGCGCCGCCCCTTCCGCCCCTGCCTCACCGGCGAAGCCACCCCCTACTACCTCTTCCATCCCCACACGCCCGCCCGCCTGGCGGCCACGCTGCCCCGCGCCCGCCTCATCGTCATGCTGCGGAACCCCGTGGACCGCGCCTACTCCCACTATCTACACGAAGTCCGTCGCGGACATGAAACGCTTCCCTTTGCCGCGGCGGTTGCCCGCGAGCGCGAGCGCGTCAACATCGCTCCTGCCACCCTCGCCGACCCCGCCGCCTACGACCCCGCCCATCACCATTTCAGCTACCTGCAACGCGGCCACTACGCAACGCAACTACAAGCGTGGCGGCAACATTTTGCGCCCGCGCAAATGTTGATTATCATCAGCGAATCGTTTTTCGCGCAGCCGGCGACGACGTTGGCGGCGGCGCTGGCTTTTTTGGGCGCGCCCGACCCAGATTGGCGGCCCGCGCAATTTGCCCGGCGCAACTTCCACGGGAACTACGAGGACATCCCCCCCGCCCTGCGCCACCAGTTAGAAGCCTATTTCGCCTCCCATAACCGGCAGCTTGCGCACCTGCTGGGGTACGATCCGGGTTGGTAA